One region of Eretmochelys imbricata isolate rEreImb1 chromosome 2, rEreImb1.hap1, whole genome shotgun sequence genomic DNA includes:
- the CYB5A gene encoding cytochrome b5, whose amino-acid sequence MAAGACEAWRGRYYRLEEIEAHNHSQSTWILLHHRIYDLTKFLEEHPGGEEVLREQAGGDATESFEDVGHSTDARTLSETFIIGELHPDDRDKIKKPAETLLTTVDSNSSWWTSWVIPAIAAIIVALMYHFYVSE is encoded by the exons ATGGCGGCGGGTGCCTGCGAGGCCTGGCGGGGCCGTTACTACCGGCTCGAGGAGATCGAGGCGCACAACCACAGCCAAAGCACCTGGATCCTCCTGCACCACCGCATCTACGACCTCACCAAGTTCCTGGAGGAG CATCCAGGTGGTGAAGAAGTCCTAAGGGAACAAGCTGGAGGAGATGCTACTGAAAGCTTTGAAGATGTCGGCCATTCCACAGATGCCAGAACACTGTCTGAGACATTCATTATAGGGGAGCTTCATCCT GATGACAGAGACAAAATTAAGAAACCAGCG GAAACACTTCTTACCACTGTGGACTCTAATTCCAG TTGGTGGACCAGTTGGGTGATCCCAGCAATAGCAGCGATTATTGTGGCCCTGATGTATCATTTCTACGTGTCAGAGTAA